A section of the Leptotrichia sp. HSP-342 genome encodes:
- the rsmG gene encoding 16S rRNA (guanine(527)-N(7))-methyltransferase RsmG, protein MENINEEANLREYFLNLLSKSEIKVPDEKIIQMLKFLELLYNKNQIMNLTAIREKKGMLEKHFIDSLLLTKVINDDEKSFIDVGTGAGFPGLVLVIYYPEKKFLLVDSVRKKIEFINEVIKELNLQNVTTSFERAEELIKDRRECFDVALCRGVANLRIILEYMIPFIKVNGRFLPQKLNLNEIEESKNALKILNAKINKTFEFNLPESMDKRIILEILKLQKTDKKYPRKIGIPSKKPL, encoded by the coding sequence GTGGAAAATATAAACGAAGAAGCCAATTTAAGAGAATATTTCTTAAACTTGCTTTCAAAATCAGAAATTAAAGTACCAGATGAAAAAATTATACAAATGCTGAAATTTTTGGAACTTTTATATAATAAAAATCAGATTATGAATTTAACAGCAATTCGTGAGAAAAAAGGAATGCTGGAAAAACATTTTATAGATTCCTTACTTTTAACAAAAGTTATAAATGATGACGAAAAATCTTTTATAGATGTGGGAACAGGTGCTGGATTTCCTGGGCTTGTACTTGTTATTTATTACCCAGAGAAAAAGTTTTTGTTAGTAGATTCAGTAAGGAAAAAAATAGAATTCATAAATGAAGTAATAAAAGAATTAAATTTACAGAATGTAACCACAAGTTTTGAACGTGCAGAAGAATTAATAAAAGATAGAAGAGAATGTTTTGATGTTGCTCTTTGTCGAGGAGTAGCAAATTTAAGAATAATACTGGAGTATATGATTCCATTCATAAAAGTAAATGGACGATTTTTACCACAAAAATTAAACCTAAACGAAATAGAAGAATCGAAAAATGCTCTAAAGATTTTAAATGCAAAAATAAACAAAACTTTTGAATTTAATCTTCCAGAAAGTATGGATAAAAGGATAATTTTGGAAATTTTAAAACTACAAAAAACAGACAAAAAATATCCAAGAAAAATAGGAATTCCATCCAAGAAGCCGTTATAG